The following proteins come from a genomic window of Lolium rigidum isolate FL_2022 chromosome 5, APGP_CSIRO_Lrig_0.1, whole genome shotgun sequence:
- the LOC124654289 gene encoding tropinone reductase-like 3 produces MDVKCRRLEGKVAVVTASTQGIGLAIAERLGLEGAAVVISSRKQKNVDEAAEGLRAKGITVVGAVCHVSNADHRKHLVDTAVKNFGHIDIVVSNAAANPSVEGILEMKESVLDKLWDINVKASILLLQDAAPHLRKGSSVIIISSIAGYNPESTLGMYGVTKTALFGLTKALATEMGPNTRVNCIAPGFVPTRFAGFLTTNETLRNELIDRSTLKRLGTVEDMASAAAFLASDDASYITAETIVVAGGTQSRL; encoded by the exons ATGGACGTCAAGTGCCGGCGCCTGGAGGGGAAGGTGGCCGTCGTGACGGCCTCCACGCAGGGCATCGgcctcgccatcgccgagcgcctcgGCCTGGAGGGCGCCGCGGTCGTCATCTCCTCCCGCAAGCAG AAGAACGTGGACGAGGCGGCGGAGGGCCTCAGGGCGAAGGGGATCACCGTGGTCGGGGCCGTCTGCCACGTCTCCAACGCGGACCACCGCAAGCACCTCGTCGACACCGCCGTCAAG AATTTTGGACACATTGATATTGTTGTATCCAATGCCGCTGCAAATCCTTCTGTAGAAGGCATACTCGAGATGAAAGAGTCAGTTCTTGACAAGCTATGGGATATTAATGTCAAAGCTTCTATTCTTCTACTTCAG GATGCTGCACCACATTTGAGGAAGGGATCATCTGTGATAATAATTTCTTCAATTGCTGGTTATAATCCTGAATCAACTTTAGGGATGTATGGTGTTACAAAGACTGCCCTTTTTGGTCTCACAAAG GCTCTTGCTACTGAGATGGGCCCAAATACCCGTGTTAACTGTATAGCTCCTGGTTTTGTTCCTACACGCTTTGCTGGTTTCCTCACAACTAATGAGACCCTT AGAAATGAGCTCATCGATAGGAGCACGCTTAAGAGATTGGGAACCGTTGAAGACATGGCTTCAGCCGCCGCTTTCCTAGCATCGGATGATGCATCCTACATTACAGCTGAAACAATTGTTGTTGCTGGAGGAACCCAATCTAGACTATAA